The genomic stretch GCGCGTCAAGATTCCGCATGGTGATGGTCGTTTGTTCAGCACAATCGAATCCGGCGGTAGTGTTGATAAAAAAGGCTTTCTGGCACCTACGCCGCAGCAGGTCCGAACGCGCCAGGATAGGTACCTAGAGATTTACCAGGAGGCCAATGCTTTTTTCAGTCAGCACTGGGGCTCTCCAATGTTGCTGTTGTACGGGACCTTGTTGGGCGTAGTTCGCGAGGGTGATTTTATACCGGGAGACGATGATTTTGACGCTGGCTATGTATCGAACAAAGGTTCTCCCGGGGCGGTAAAACAGGAGACGATGGAACTGGTGGTGCAACTAGTGCTGCACGGTTTCAGCTGCAGGGCACTGGTGGACACCCACTTTGTTATTGACGCTCACGCCATGTTTTCGCTAAACTCAACTACCAAAACCCCAGCAGGAGGTGCCCCATGACCATTGCCAGAAGTCAGATTATTGCCCTGGATTCTACGCCCTACTATCACTGCGTCAGTCGCTGTGTGCGACGGGCCTTTCTGTGTGGCACCGACAGCGTGACGGGGCAGA from Desulfurispira natronophila encodes the following:
- a CDS encoding LicD family protein, whose amino-acid sequence is MRLDGVVLSAEEHKSLTLWLDGRKVRDIPLVRRRWIPAYFHFHLKREVLARFPSTGTMALTTPDGKVVSWRGCSEWRVKIPHGDGRLFSTIESGGSVDKKGFLAPTPQQVRTRQDRYLEIYQEANAFFSQHWGSPMLLLYGTLLGVVREGDFIPGDDDFDAGYVSNKGSPGAVKQETMELVVQLVLHGFSCRALVDTHFVIDAHAMFSLNSTTKTPAGGAP